The following coding sequences lie in one Acidobacteriota bacterium genomic window:
- a CDS encoding L,D-transpeptidase: MFIKRILLAATALAALGFLAVLGASYFIGLKEASGWPAPGPVLSDKDAPKVEKNVQQLEKRMSALQPKGLYIVIDTAENRLQLRDGDKVLRTAVVSCGSGVVLEEQGGRKRSWVFDTPRGEFSVKSKITNPYWVKPDWAFIEEGEKIPKAMEDRIEAGTLGDYALGFGQGFFIHGTLYTRLLGRNVTHGCVRVGDEDLKYLFKTVPIGAKIYIY; encoded by the coding sequence ATGTTTATCAAGCGAATCCTCCTCGCGGCGACGGCCCTGGCCGCCCTTGGTTTCCTGGCCGTCCTCGGTGCCTCGTATTTCATCGGCCTCAAGGAGGCCTCGGGCTGGCCGGCTCCGGGCCCGGTCCTGTCGGACAAGGACGCTCCCAAGGTCGAAAAGAACGTCCAGCAGCTCGAAAAGCGGATGTCGGCCCTGCAGCCCAAGGGCCTCTACATCGTCATCGATACGGCCGAGAACCGGCTCCAGCTCAGGGACGGGGACAAGGTGCTGCGGACGGCCGTCGTCTCCTGCGGCAGCGGCGTCGTCCTCGAGGAGCAGGGCGGCCGGAAGCGCAGCTGGGTCTTCGACACGCCCCGGGGCGAGTTCAGCGTCAAATCGAAGATAACCAATCCGTACTGGGTCAAGCCGGACTGGGCCTTCATCGAGGAAGGGGAGAAGATCCCCAAGGCCATGGAGGACCGGATCGAGGCCGGGACGCTCGGGGATTATGCCCTGGGCTTCGGCCAGGGGTTTTTCATCCACGGCACCCTGTATACCCGGCTCCTCGGCCGGAACGTCACCCACGGCTGCGTCCGGGTGGGTGACGAGGACCTGAAGTACCTGTTCAAGACGGTCCCGATCGGGGCGAAGATCTACATCTACTGA